The genomic region cAAGCAATAACTGTagtgacattaaaaaataataaatactgctTTACCTTTTTGTCTTAGTGTTTAGAACCAATTGCCAGCTAAGTATCAAACCTTTTCCCTGAAGTCTTTGAATCAGGCAGATCCTGAAGCAGCTCCTCCCCACCATCCCTTACATCTCCAGGCAGGGGTTGGGGGACAGAGCATGAGCCTAGGTATTGGAAGAGGGGGCAAGGAACCCCTCTGGCCATCACACCTATTTTAACCTTGGCCTCCCATCAGGAACACCACTCTACTCAGCATCTGGACAGTGCAAGGAAGTAGATCTGAGCCCAGGGCAGGCTGGCTGTGACACCAACACCCCACCAtggtccccagcacccagccatGGTCCTTGGCACTCACCCGGATCCGGCGCATGGCAGCCACAATCTCCACCCTGCTGTTGGGCCTCGGCACATCCAGGCTTCCCACGTACtgtggagaggagaaagagacacagtgaATGAACAGGGCACAAATAGTTCCATATTGGAATAACCAACCCAGGGGAAACTTCTCCACTAACAGACCAGAGAGGAACAGCCAGCTCTTCCTTGGGAGATGCATTTCCTGGAACTGTGGGATTAGAAGAAGGTGCTGAACCTCAGTTCTGGACAAGgttccccacccatccacccctggAGCCACACACAGCAGGTACCTGCATAGCAGTGGGGAGCATGCAGGCACTGGGGGACAGCCCAGCATGGCACCCTCTGGGACAGAACCTGTGTGGGTAAAGGAAGCCCCTGGATGAGCAGGTGCTGCTCAGTCTAACCCAGTTCAGGAGCTGCTCACTGGCATGTACTCACATGACACTCAGGCACATAACAGGGGGACAATGTGGGTG from Erinaceus europaeus unplaced genomic scaffold, mEriEur2.1 scaffold_331, whole genome shotgun sequence harbors:
- the LOC132536480 gene encoding carboxyl-terminal PDZ ligand of neuronal nitric oxide synthase protein-like: MPSKTKYNLVDDGHDLRIPLHNEDAFQHGICFEAKYVGSLDVPRPNSRVEIVAAMRRIRVSAKDHGWVLGTMVGCWCHSQPALGSDLLPCTVQMLSRVVFLMGGQG